One window of the Cherax quadricarinatus isolate ZL_2023a chromosome 41, ASM3850222v1, whole genome shotgun sequence genome contains the following:
- the LOC128695776 gene encoding zinc finger protein 271, giving the protein MKVVKKLHQCPVCEKAFPTNYKLMRHNSIHTGKKPYHCPECLKSFIDKSSLRIHQRVHTGEKPYQCSVCLKGFIDKSSLKKHQRMHTGEKPFQCSVCHKDFRHRGHLNSHMLLHTGEKPYHCSVCLEDFTEKSSLNKHQRIHTGEKLYECSVCLKDFSNKSSLRIHQRIHTGEKPYQCSVCLKDFIDKSSLKQHQRVHTGEKPFQCPVCQKDFRQTGHLNSHMRLHTGEKPYQCSVCSKLFSVKCALVKHMRYHTGEKPYQCSVCLKDFIDKSSLKQHQTVHTGEKPYHCSVCLKNFTVRSSLKKHQRIHTREKPYQCSVCMEQFLLKCSLEKHIKTHTEEKTNQCPECQKVFSSDIVLLKHMTLHKEHKPYRCSKCQKGFSLEKSLVKHLKSHTGETQYKCSEYREGFPRQANIILHQKIHEAEKPHNCSLCSQSFSQKLQFENHMRGHNTEEQYQCSRCLESFSHITHLVNHMITHV; this is encoded by the coding sequence ATGAAGGTAGTAAAGAAACTCCATCAGTGTCCTGTTTGTGAAAAAGCTTTTCCAACTAATTATAAACTCATGAGACATAACAGTATTCATACAGGAAAGAAGCCATATCATTGTCCAGAATGTCTAAAAAGCTTTATTGATAAATCTTCACTAAGAATTCATCAGagagttcatacaggagagaaaccatatcagtgctcAGTGTGTTTGAAAGGTTTTATTGATAAATCCTCACTAAAAAAACATCAGAGAATGCATACAGGAGAGAAGccatttcagtgttcagtgtgtcacAAAGATTTTAGACATAGGGGTCACTTGAACTCACACATGTTgcttcatactggagagaagccatatcatTGTTCAGTTTGTCTGGAAGACTTTACTGAAAAATCCTCACTAAATAAACATCAgagaattcatacaggagagaaactaTATGAATGTTCAGTGTGTCTAAAAGACTTTAGTAATAAATCATCACTAAGAATTCATCAgagaattcatacaggagaaaagCCATATCAATGCTCAGTGTGTCTGAAAGACTTCATTGATAAATCCTCACTAAAACAACATCAGAGAGTTCACACAGGAGAGAAGCCATTTCAGTGTCCAGTGTGTCAGAAAGACTTTAGACAAACAGGTCACCTGAATTCACACATGAGACTTCAcactggagagaagccatatcagtgcTCAGTGTGTTCAaaattattttcagtaaaatgtGCTCTGGTAAAACATATGCGCTAtcatacaggagagaagccatatcagtgcTCAGTGTGCCTGAAAGACTTTATTGATAAATCCTCTCTAAAACAACATCAAACAGTTCATACAGGAGAAAAGCCATATCATTGTTCAGTGTGTCTGAAAAACTTTACTGTTAGATCCTCATTAAAAAAACATCAGAGAATTCATACTAGAGAGAAGCCATACCAGTGCTCAGTGTGTATGGAACAATTTTTGTTAAAATGTTCTCTAGAGAAACATATAAAGACTCATACAGAAGAAAAAACAAATCAGTGTCCAGAGTGTCAAAAAGTGTTTTCAAGTGACATTGTTTTACTTAAGCACATGACACTTCACAAAGAACATAAGCCATACAGGTGTTCAAAGTGTCAGAAAGGCTTTTCACTAGAGAAGAGTTTAGTAAAACATTTAAAAAGCCATACAGGAGAAACACAATACAAATGTTCAGAGTATCGGGAAGGCTTTCCCAGACAAGCAAATATAATATTGCATCAAAAAATTCATGAGGCAGAAAAACCACATAATTGCTCACTGTGTTCACAAAGTTTTTCACAAAAATTACAATTTGAAAATCACATGAGAGGTCACAACACAGAGGAACAATATCAGTGTTCAAGGTGTCTGGAAAGTTTTTCCCATATAACTCACCTAGTGAATCATATGATAACTCATGTATGA